The genomic segment ACCTCCATGACGCGATGGGGCTCCGACCCGGACTCCCGCTCCTGGCCGCGGATATGGTACATCTCCTCCCCGGACCTCGTCACTTGGTCCCCTCTGACATGGGCGGAGCCTTACGGCATCGATCCGGATCTGTTTCACGACCCGGCTACGGGGAAGTCTCACCTCAACCTCATGgggcctaataataactatgaCCGGCTATGGGGCATAACACAATGCGAAATTGATCTCAGCACAGGAAAATGCATCGGTCCCTACCGTAATATCTGGAACGGAACACTTCCGCAACTGCCCAGCTCCAGACCAGAGGGTCCCAAGATGTTCAAGCGCGGGGAGTGGTACTACCTCCTCCTAGCGGAAGGCGGCACGAGTACAGGCCACCGCGCGACGATAGGCCGCTCAAAGTCACCCCAGGGCCCGTGGGAATCTTCCCCGACGAACCCGCTCATCTACAATGGCGCCGATCCGAAGCTCACGATGCAGTCGACTGGCCACGCAACGTTCACTGATACACCTGACGGAGAGTGGTACGCCTCCCTGTTAGCAAGACGGAACGTAAAGGGTGCCTCGCCTCTCGGTCGCGAGGCATTTCTGGTAAAGGTTGACTGGGAGGACGGGTGGCCGACGATGAATGGAGGGAAGCCTCTGTTATTGAGCGAGAGCGTCGACGGACCAGATCAGGAGTATCCCAAGGCGAAATGGGTTGATGATTTTACTGGCCCTGAGTTAGGCATCAGCTGGTACCAGCAGCGGACGCCGTACACGGAGAACTTCCGCCTGAAGGGTGCGGCGGCGACGGGTGGGTTCGGGAAGAGAGTGGTTGCCAACGACTCGGGGATCGTGTTCAATCCCAATGTTTTCACGCTCGGGGACCGGGATACGGCGGCTGCTGTGCTTCGAAAGCAGACGTCGTTGAACATGACTTTCTCAGCTAGACTGTCGTCGACGTCGGCTGGGCTGGGACCAAGGCAGTCGGTAGGAATTGCGTCGTATCTGAGTGAAGTCAATCATCAAGATATTGGCGTAAGAGGATGTTGGAATTCGACTGGGCTGTGCTTATACGTCGACCTCTTGCCAACTTCCACTGGTCCCACAACTCGATCTAATGTAGGTTCTCCCGCGTTCTCAAGTTGTTGACTGCCTACGTACTAATCTTTTCACCTTACCTCTAGTCAACAGAAT from the Colletotrichum lupini chromosome 3, complete sequence genome contains:
- a CDS encoding beta-xylosidase encodes the protein MIYPASRTHHRAHRGWNPDPAILRVGDTYYMAVSSFTYYPGIPIYKSTDLANWDLVSHALQDPSVLALYGVSAGEGVWAPSFSHHNGLFYITSMTRWGSDPDSRSWPRIWYISSPDLVTWSPLTWAEPYGIDPDLFHDPATGKSHLNLMGPNNNYDRLWGITQCEIDLSTGKCIGPYRNIWNGTLPQLPSSRPEGPKMFKRGEWYYLLLAEGGTSTGHRATIGRSKSPQGPWESSPTNPLIYNGADPKLTMQSTGHATFTDTPDGEWYASLLARRNVKGASPLGREAFLVKVDWEDGWPTMNGGKPLLLSESVDGPDQEYPKAKWVDDFTGPELGISWYQQRTPYTENFRLKGAAATGGFGKRVVANDSGIVFNPNVFTLGDRDTAAAVLRKQTSLNMTFSARLSSTSAGLGPRQSVGIASYLSEVNHQDIGSTEYPLSESTISADLTLHIRASPLEYSLGYSRSNASSPTWLKTFNSKQMSSNPGYPNFEGSMFALFASGNGEPWPYDAPEVGFNRVEEVYFDEGLPDYDNWA